The following are encoded together in the Deinococcus soli (ex Cha et al. 2016) genome:
- a CDS encoding uracil-xanthine permease family protein, whose amino-acid sequence MTLTPTRPSARQIVLGLQHSIAMFGATVLVPILVGLSPSVALFGAGVATLLFHLLTRGQVPIFLGSSFAFIAPTALVVKEFGPAAAGGGLIAAGAMYLLFSGLVKLLGVGRLLRVFPPVVTGPVIIVIGLGLSSVAVNQAKTNWWLALVTLAAAVIASIYGKGLFRMIPILVGVVTGYVVSLLTGQVTQDGLNAIAAAPLLGLPDFHAPTLDWRAVAIIAPVAVVTFIEHVGDVIVNGRVVGKNFLEKPGLSRTLFADGLANMSSAALGGPAATTYAENTGVLALTRVYDPRVLQIGAVFAVLFGCSPKLAAVLKSLPQGVLGGVSILLFGMIASVGIRTLSEARIDFAHSRNLIIVSLILVLGLGGAAFPISVAGTSLELHGMALAALVGIVANLILPAQTPETDEPERTLH is encoded by the coding sequence GTGACCCTGACCCCCACCCGCCCCAGCGCCCGCCAGATCGTGCTGGGCCTGCAACACTCCATCGCCATGTTCGGCGCGACCGTCCTGGTCCCCATCCTGGTCGGCCTGTCCCCCAGCGTCGCGCTGTTCGGTGCGGGCGTCGCCACGCTGCTGTTCCACCTGCTCACGCGCGGCCAGGTCCCGATCTTCCTGGGCAGCTCCTTCGCGTTCATCGCGCCCACCGCGCTGGTCGTCAAGGAATTCGGCCCTGCCGCCGCCGGGGGCGGCCTGATCGCCGCCGGGGCCATGTACCTGCTGTTCAGCGGCCTCGTGAAACTCCTCGGCGTAGGTCGCCTGCTGCGGGTGTTCCCGCCCGTCGTGACCGGCCCCGTCATCATCGTGATCGGCCTGGGCCTGAGCAGCGTCGCCGTGAACCAGGCCAAGACGAACTGGTGGCTGGCCCTCGTCACGCTGGCCGCCGCCGTCATCGCCAGCATCTACGGGAAGGGCCTGTTCCGCATGATTCCCATCCTGGTCGGCGTCGTCACCGGGTACGTCGTGTCCCTCCTGACCGGGCAGGTGACCCAGGACGGCCTGAACGCCATCGCCGCCGCGCCCCTGCTGGGCCTCCCGGACTTCCATGCACCCACCCTGGACTGGCGGGCCGTGGCGATCATCGCGCCCGTCGCGGTCGTCACGTTCATCGAACACGTCGGGGACGTCATCGTGAACGGCCGCGTCGTCGGGAAGAACTTCCTCGAGAAGCCCGGCCTGAGCCGCACCCTGTTCGCCGACGGGCTGGCGAACATGAGCAGCGCCGCGCTCGGCGGACCCGCCGCTACCACCTACGCCGAGAACACCGGCGTCCTCGCCCTGACCCGCGTGTACGACCCGCGCGTCCTGCAGATCGGCGCCGTGTTCGCCGTCCTGTTCGGCTGCTCCCCGAAACTCGCGGCGGTGCTGAAAAGCCTCCCGCAGGGCGTGCTGGGCGGCGTGAGCATCCTCCTGTTCGGCATGATCGCCTCTGTCGGCATCCGCACCCTCAGTGAGGCGCGGATCGACTTCGCGCACAGCCGCAACCTCATCATCGTGTCCCTGATCCTCGTGCTGGGCCTGGGCGGCGCCGCGTTCCCCATCAGCGTCGCGGGCACCAGCCTCGAACTGCACGGCATGGCCCTCGCCGCGCTGGTCGGCATCGTCGCGAACCTGATCCTGCCCGCGCAGACACCCGAGACGGACGAACCCGAACGCACCCTGCACTGA